The Alkalibacter saccharofermentans DSM 14828 genome has a window encoding:
- the pilM gene encoding type IV pilus assembly protein PilM, which yields MFGNNHLITVFDFGSKNSKMIQAHMKDKTVHVENYEILPTPEDAVKDGKIADANKMGNVIANFLKKAKTKDGRLLLASSEVVLRTFDLPKMEHGELKEAIKYEMSVLLPERVENYVVDCSIIDEYDKIDEEGKEVKMYQLQGVAVSKKLVNDYLDIFSKHNLKVAIVDVQPNAEIKLFTGPGAYVPLDIDNGAKAENLAIIDFGHQKTSVTILEDKKLFLHRTLHQGGRDITNIISEALDLPWDEAESWKHNNDFAFLQKNAMNEVESILYDEITKVFHDITMEINQVIEFFISMSKRKKLDQIYLLGGGSLIPGISEYIQRYINIPTEVVSTLNNVNIKGLKDPTHIAFLADCVGGVIRRV from the coding sequence TTGTTTGGCAATAATCATTTAATTACAGTGTTTGACTTCGGTAGCAAAAATTCGAAAATGATTCAAGCCCACATGAAGGATAAAACCGTACATGTGGAAAATTACGAAATTTTGCCTACGCCTGAAGATGCCGTCAAGGACGGCAAGATTGCCGATGCCAACAAGATGGGCAATGTAATTGCCAACTTTTTAAAGAAGGCAAAGACAAAAGACGGAAGATTGCTCCTCGCATCAAGCGAGGTAGTACTTAGGACTTTCGATCTTCCAAAAATGGAACATGGCGAGCTTAAAGAAGCCATAAAGTATGAGATGTCGGTTTTGCTGCCTGAAAGGGTGGAAAACTATGTCGTTGATTGCAGCATAATAGACGAATACGACAAAATCGACGAAGAAGGAAAAGAAGTTAAGATGTACCAGCTACAAGGCGTTGCCGTTTCTAAAAAGCTTGTGAACGATTATCTTGATATTTTCAGCAAGCACAATTTAAAGGTGGCAATCGTAGACGTACAGCCCAATGCGGAGATCAAGCTATTTACCGGTCCGGGAGCGTATGTTCCTTTGGATATCGATAATGGAGCCAAGGCTGAAAATCTAGCTATCATAGATTTTGGTCATCAAAAGACCAGCGTCACTATTTTGGAGGACAAGAAGCTGTTTCTTCACAGAACCCTCCATCAAGGAGGCAGGGATATAACAAACATAATTTCTGAAGCACTTGATCTTCCCTGGGACGAGGCTGAAAGCTGGAAGCACAATAATGATTTCGCCTTCCTTCAAAAGAATGCTATGAATGAAGTGGAGTCTATACTCTACGATGAGATTACAAAGGTATTCCATGACATCACGATGGAAATCAACCAGGTAATAGAATTTTTCATTTCCATGTCCAAACGCAAAAAACTCGATCAAATCTACCTCCTAGGAGGAGGTTCATTGATTCCGGGAATAAGCGAATACATCCAGCGTTACATTAATATACCCACCGAAGTGGTATCCACTTTAAACAATGTGAATATAAAAGGTCTTAAGGATCCTACACACATTGCTTTTTTGGCGGACTGCGTCGGAGGGGTAATAAGGAGGGTGTGA
- a CDS encoding PilN domain-containing protein, producing MRDINMLPEEIYRQKDNQKKKAFLLVRVLIFIGILAVLYGAVYSLDMQTKNRINRVEDQINELADIRARKEVMDRKVAELAHRENVLSTMDSGKTNFFDLLASVEKSLPPTVVFNRQEADGGVMRISGFAGSRAEVADFAAKLNQLEDVENVWINSVRAGEDFSFEITFVYEGGGQQ from the coding sequence ATGAGAGATATTAACATGCTCCCTGAGGAGATTTACCGCCAAAAGGACAATCAAAAGAAAAAGGCGTTTCTTCTTGTAAGGGTTTTAATCTTTATAGGAATACTTGCAGTATTATACGGGGCAGTATACAGCCTGGACATGCAGACTAAGAACAGGATAAACAGAGTTGAAGATCAAATCAATGAACTTGCTGATATAAGAGCCAGAAAAGAAGTCATGGACAGAAAAGTAGCAGAACTGGCACACAGGGAAAACGTTCTTTCTACAATGGATTCAGGCAAGACCAATTTCTTCGACCTGCTTGCTTCCGTAGAGAAAAGCTTGCCTCCAACAGTCGTATTCAATAGGCAGGAAGCCGATGGTGGAGTGATGAGGATTTCAGGATTTGCCGGGTCTAGAGCCGAAGTCGCAGATTTTGCTGCTAAGCTTAACCAACTCGAAGACGTGGAAAACGTCTGGATCAATTCTGTAAGAGCCGGTGAGGATTTCTCCTTTGAAATTACATTCGTATACGAAGGAGGTGGCCAGCAATGA
- a CDS encoding DUF7305 domain-containing protein has protein sequence MKKIWSNKGMVLPTVIIIGAIVIMTGVVLLSTGVVDVKGGLFVERNAQAYQTAKSAADSLGTQIVDGDVELTTFPANFTGSLGDSTYDITVTKSGNFLVLESTGQYDNVSETATLYVEESIQTDQTEIPLDMAVFSDTMITLIGGASIEGSVGTNSTTDEQISLSNNSTITGTVWVGAGGDPENVIKLGGNKEYEGPTGVLPEPRDYPTPSMPEAPEGLTVMPNGPIVSNGVLSVPNNSIHTITLDDSYSLTSMSIGNGSTLTINIGSNTREIRMGSFVTNGTLIINGTGTLKLYVDNTLNLNSSSETNWNNDPKEPEKLEIYYYGSSKLTINATTKFCGHLQVNNAEMDLNGSGNLTGTIVSSSTKNIKFSGNNSSMDLILYAPLAEIELTGTAQLKGAVVADTVKIGGGGTIIYGGYGNTSIPGVIIEGETNYVKGYWK, from the coding sequence ATGAAAAAAATATGGAGTAACAAAGGAATGGTTCTTCCTACGGTTATTATAATCGGTGCGATTGTAATAATGACTGGGGTGGTGTTGCTAAGCACTGGAGTTGTCGACGTAAAAGGTGGATTGTTCGTTGAAAGAAATGCTCAAGCATACCAAACTGCAAAATCGGCAGCAGACTCTTTGGGCACACAAATTGTTGACGGAGATGTTGAATTAACAACTTTTCCCGCCAACTTTACCGGAAGTCTTGGTGATAGCACATATGACATAACAGTGACAAAATCTGGTAACTTCCTTGTGTTAGAATCTACAGGACAGTATGATAATGTTTCGGAAACAGCCACTCTTTACGTTGAAGAGAGCATACAAACAGATCAAACAGAAATACCCTTAGACATGGCTGTATTTTCAGACACGATGATAACATTAATTGGAGGAGCCTCTATTGAGGGAAGCGTAGGAACAAACTCTACTACGGATGAACAAATTAGCCTTTCAAATAACTCGACAATAACAGGAACAGTTTGGGTAGGGGCTGGCGGAGACCCTGAAAATGTCATCAAACTTGGAGGGAATAAAGAATACGAGGGCCCTACAGGTGTTTTGCCTGAACCAAGAGATTATCCCACACCTTCTATGCCTGAAGCTCCTGAGGGATTAACTGTAATGCCAAACGGGCCAATAGTTTCCAATGGCGTATTGAGCGTACCTAATAACAGTATCCATACTATTACACTTGATGATAGTTATAGTTTAACTTCAATGAGCATAGGAAACGGTTCAACTTTAACAATAAACATAGGTAGCAATACAAGAGAAATAAGAATGGGTAGTTTTGTAACGAATGGTACACTGATTATAAATGGAACAGGAACTTTAAAGTTATACGTAGATAATACTCTTAACCTTAATTCTAGTTCCGAAACCAATTGGAATAACGATCCCAAAGAACCTGAGAAATTGGAAATTTACTATTATGGATCCAGTAAGCTGACGATCAATGCTACAACAAAGTTTTGTGGTCATCTCCAGGTAAATAATGCAGAGATGGATCTAAACGGTTCAGGAAATCTGACAGGAACAATTGTAAGCAGTTCAACTAAAAATATTAAATTTTCAGGTAACAATAGTTCAATGGATTTAATTCTTTATGCACCCTTGGCAGAAATCGAGTTAACAGGAACTGCACAATTAAAAGGAGCTGTAGTTGCTGATACTGTCAAGATAGGCGGTGGTGGAACAATTATCTACGGGGGATACGGCAATACCTCTATACCTGGGGTTATAATTGAGGGGGAAACAAACTATGTTAAAGGATACTGGAAATAA
- a CDS encoding prepilin-type N-terminal cleavage/methylation domain-containing protein, producing the protein MLKDTGNKKNEGFTIVEVIVSIAIISILLIAGMYILSGSLTTIANKGEDTRLLYEAQEAMEKLVSGTIVDVSSYPNLYLLKDSSATLPMEGPGGVVVNIPGTLYIIYENGTSNEILKSFVPVSTS; encoded by the coding sequence ATGTTAAAGGATACTGGAAATAAAAAAAATGAAGGCTTTACCATAGTGGAAGTTATAGTATCGATTGCTATAATATCGATATTGCTGATAGCTGGCATGTATATCTTATCCGGCAGCCTTACAACAATAGCTAATAAAGGTGAAGATACGCGACTTTTATATGAAGCTCAAGAAGCAATGGAAAAGCTGGTCAGCGGTACAATCGTTGATGTTTCTTCGTATCCAAACTTGTATTTGTTAAAAGATTCATCAGCAACATTGCCTATGGAGGGTCCTGGAGGGGTTGTTGTTAATATACCTGGGACATTATATATTATTTATGAAAATGGAACATCAAATGAGATCCTTAAATCGTTTGTGCCTGTTTCCACGTCATAA
- a CDS encoding prepilin-type N-terminal cleavage/methylation domain-containing protein, producing MNRELRSNRGITLVELLVALALLSLALVVAFNIFFVSRQTFITGVDKSAVQQDARFIGNRIANELRFAKEVSTSTIAGEKHFRLDLDQHDVTNNLYRVKITEYSAAGNIESTSYVGNYVIQDGVTYTTGGTSKNVIDFTINATTGNQSFPVESSVKLMNVFANIPNGTTTIYYTLYE from the coding sequence ATGAACAGAGAATTAAGAAGCAATAGAGGCATAACGCTTGTTGAACTATTGGTTGCATTAGCTTTGTTGAGCTTAGCATTGGTAGTAGCTTTCAATATATTTTTTGTATCAAGACAAACATTCATAACAGGTGTTGATAAATCGGCTGTGCAACAAGATGCTAGGTTTATAGGAAATAGGATAGCAAACGAGTTACGATTTGCAAAAGAAGTCTCTACTAGCACGATAGCAGGAGAAAAGCATTTCAGGCTTGACTTGGATCAACATGATGTAACAAATAACTTGTATAGAGTAAAAATTACTGAGTATTCAGCAGCAGGAAATATTGAATCCACATCTTATGTGGGAAACTATGTAATTCAAGATGGTGTAACGTACACTACAGGTGGAACAAGTAAAAATGTTATCGATTTTACTATAAATGCCACTACGGGAAATCAGAGCTTTCCCGTAGAGTCGTCAGTTAAATTGATGAATGTATTTGCTAATATACCAAATGGTACAACTACAATCTACTATACATTATACGAATAA
- the aroD gene encoding type I 3-dehydroquinate dehydratase: protein MNNSNKSSIMIRNTKLGGKHTLICVPIMEDTIRESILACERAALFNPDVVEARIDKIVDTDKDIIPSMLLNMRKLLGDKPLIATYRSVTEGGWGNMPPREIYELYKEIIEESDIDILDIEMSMDRKVVMELQQLCRQKGVKVMFSHHNFEDTPDEPEILSILKEGERLGGDISKIALMPNNGKDVLKLLNATYAAKTELSIPFVAISMGKKGKISRMGAGVFGSAITFAQADHNPSAPGQISIQEMRVILNCLEE, encoded by the coding sequence ATGAACAATTCAAACAAAAGCTCTATAATGATCAGAAATACAAAACTAGGCGGCAAACACACCCTCATATGCGTCCCAATAATGGAAGATACCATCAGAGAATCCATACTTGCCTGTGAACGAGCGGCTTTATTCAACCCTGACGTGGTGGAGGCTAGAATCGACAAGATCGTAGACACCGACAAGGACATCATACCCTCTATGCTTTTAAATATGCGCAAATTGCTTGGAGACAAGCCACTAATTGCAACCTACAGAAGCGTCACCGAAGGCGGATGGGGCAATATGCCCCCCAGAGAAATTTACGAGCTTTACAAAGAGATAATAGAAGAAAGCGACATAGACATTCTGGATATCGAAATGTCCATGGACAGAAAAGTCGTTATGGAGCTTCAGCAGCTATGCAGGCAAAAGGGAGTCAAGGTAATGTTTTCCCACCATAATTTCGAGGATACCCCTGACGAGCCCGAGATATTATCTATCCTCAAGGAAGGCGAGAGGCTAGGGGGGGACATATCTAAAATAGCATTGATGCCAAATAACGGAAAAGACGTGTTAAAGCTCTTAAATGCCACTTATGCAGCTAAAACAGAGCTATCCATACCATTCGTAGCCATATCCATGGGGAAAAAGGGAAAAATCAGCAGGATGGGAGCCGGGGTGTTTGGATCGGCGATAACATTCGCTCAAGCGGACCACAACCCTTCGGCACCGGGACAAATCAGCATACAAGAGATGAGAGTTATTCTTAATTGCCTTGAGGAGTGA
- a CDS encoding shikimate kinase, producing the protein MNKHNISLIGFMGTGKTTIGKILAEKMGYDFVDVDEFIVKSEGRSINDIFIEEGEEYFRDIETNALHKILEGKNQVISTGGGLVLREENRRALLEGSFVVALKASPRNIYFRLKDCDERPLLKGAHPEKTIRTLLHKRYQFYNKNHMSVATDKLSVDEVVEIIIKEINK; encoded by the coding sequence ATGAACAAGCATAATATTTCTTTAATAGGTTTTATGGGCACCGGAAAGACCACCATCGGAAAGATACTGGCTGAAAAGATGGGATATGATTTTGTCGACGTGGACGAATTCATAGTAAAATCCGAAGGAAGATCTATAAACGACATTTTTATTGAAGAAGGGGAAGAGTATTTCAGAGATATTGAGACAAATGCATTACATAAAATCCTTGAAGGAAAGAACCAAGTGATTTCCACAGGCGGCGGATTGGTACTCAGAGAAGAAAACAGAAGAGCTCTGCTGGAAGGTTCATTTGTGGTGGCTTTAAAGGCTTCTCCCAGAAATATCTACTTCAGGCTTAAAGACTGTGACGAAAGGCCTCTTTTAAAGGGAGCCCATCCCGAAAAGACCATACGCACCCTTCTGCACAAGAGGTACCAATTTTACAACAAAAACCACATGAGCGTGGCAACAGACAAATTATCCGTTGATGAAGTGGTGGAAATCATAATAAAAGAAATTAACAAATAA
- a CDS encoding 6-phosphofructokinase, whose translation MLNGKVLVAQGGGPTAVINQSMVGAVLESRKFPHISKVYGAMHGVEGIMNEDFIDLTQETTNNLELVAKTPSSALLSTRIKPDAKYCAELFKVMKAHDIRYFFYIGGNDSSETLRLLNENAAIANYDFRAVHIPKTIDNDLVENDHTPGYGSAARFVASAFIGANLDNRAMNGVYIGVVMGRHSGFLTAASSIAQKYPGDGPHLIYMPERAFDIDQFVKDVDEVHTRLGRCVIAISEGIVDKDGQPILKALKGELQADEHGNVQLSDNSALGDMLADVIKQKLNIGRVRADTFGYLQRSFMGCVSDVDAREAREVGEKAAQYAMWNDADGSITIKRTGYYSVDFEFVPLERIAGKTRYMPDNFINSTGNGVTDNFKFYLRPLLGAGFQDAHYLRACYAPKLLK comes from the coding sequence ATGTTAAACGGTAAAGTATTAGTCGCTCAGGGTGGAGGCCCTACAGCAGTAATTAACCAGTCCATGGTAGGAGCTGTATTGGAATCCAGAAAATTTCCCCATATATCTAAAGTTTACGGAGCAATGCACGGTGTTGAAGGCATAATGAACGAGGATTTTATAGACCTGACCCAGGAAACGACCAACAATCTAGAGCTGGTGGCAAAGACCCCATCATCTGCGCTTCTTTCAACAAGGATAAAACCGGATGCAAAATACTGCGCTGAGCTTTTCAAGGTTATGAAAGCCCATGATATCAGGTATTTCTTCTACATTGGTGGAAACGATTCCTCTGAAACATTGAGGCTTCTAAATGAAAACGCTGCCATAGCCAATTACGATTTCAGGGCGGTTCATATTCCCAAAACCATAGACAACGATCTGGTAGAAAATGACCATACCCCTGGTTACGGCTCTGCAGCCAGATTCGTGGCTTCCGCGTTTATCGGCGCCAATCTTGACAACAGGGCAATGAATGGTGTGTACATCGGCGTCGTCATGGGAAGGCATTCCGGGTTTTTGACTGCTGCATCATCCATAGCTCAAAAATATCCCGGGGATGGTCCACACCTTATCTACATGCCTGAAAGAGCCTTTGACATCGATCAGTTCGTAAAGGACGTAGACGAAGTCCATACACGCCTTGGAAGGTGCGTAATCGCCATTTCCGAAGGGATAGTAGACAAGGACGGTCAGCCGATTCTAAAGGCATTAAAAGGGGAATTACAAGCAGATGAGCATGGCAACGTCCAGCTTTCAGATAATAGCGCTCTTGGAGATATGCTGGCAGATGTGATAAAGCAAAAACTCAATATAGGAAGGGTCAGGGCGGACACTTTTGGGTATCTGCAAAGATCGTTCATGGGCTGCGTATCAGACGTAGACGCAAGGGAAGCCAGAGAAGTAGGGGAAAAGGCTGCACAATACGCAATGTGGAACGATGCAGACGGGTCCATTACCATAAAGAGGACAGGATATTATTCTGTAGACTTTGAGTTTGTGCCCCTCGAAAGAATTGCCGGTAAAACCAGATACATGCCTGATAATTTTATAAACAGCACAGGTAACGGCGTAACCGACAACTTTAAGTTTTATTTAAGGCCACTTTTAGGAGCAGGATTCCAGGATGCCCATTATTTGAGGGCATGTTATGCGCCAAAGCTTTTGAAGTAA
- the efp gene encoding elongation factor P, translating to MISAGDFRKGITFEMDNDVFVIIDFQHVKPGKGAAFVRAKIKNVKTGSVVERTFNPSEKFPKSHIETKEMQYLYSDGDLHYFMDQETYEQIPLNYNQVEDALKFLKENMNATIKFIKGQAFSVEAPFFVELEVTETDPGFKGDTATGANKPAIVETGAQINVPLFVEIGDVIRIDTRTGEYMERV from the coding sequence ATGATTTCAGCAGGAGATTTTAGAAAAGGCATCACATTTGAAATGGATAACGATGTATTTGTAATAATCGACTTTCAACACGTTAAACCGGGCAAGGGAGCTGCCTTTGTAAGGGCAAAGATTAAAAACGTAAAGACAGGCAGCGTTGTGGAGAGAACCTTCAACCCGTCTGAAAAATTCCCAAAATCTCATATCGAGACAAAGGAAATGCAGTACCTTTACAGCGACGGAGATCTACACTACTTCATGGATCAGGAAACCTATGAGCAAATTCCTTTAAACTACAACCAAGTAGAGGATGCCCTTAAGTTCCTTAAGGAGAACATGAACGCCACCATCAAATTCATAAAGGGTCAGGCGTTTTCGGTTGAAGCTCCATTCTTTGTAGAACTTGAAGTAACTGAAACAGATCCGGGCTTTAAGGGAGATACTGCAACCGGGGCTAATAAGCCGGCTATAGTAGAAACGGGAGCTCAGATAAACGTGCCGCTTTTCGTCGAAATTGGAGATGTAATCAGAATTGACACCAGAACCGGCGAATACATGGAGAGAGTTTAA
- a CDS encoding CD1247 N-terminal domain-containing protein encodes MDYINEKVSYLKGLCDGLEIDDSTKEGKVLVKIIDILEDLTDAVDGLQEAYDDLEDYVELIDEDLMEVEDEIYELDILDEEDEDDDEDLDFLDDDDIYEIECPNCGSEFITDFDDMEDEDFQIECPECGYVLDIMDLMCECDDDCECGQIPEEDEEL; translated from the coding sequence ATGGACTACATTAATGAAAAAGTATCTTATTTGAAGGGTTTGTGTGATGGATTGGAAATCGACGACTCTACTAAAGAAGGGAAGGTTCTTGTAAAGATCATCGACATCCTCGAAGATCTGACGGATGCTGTAGACGGCCTTCAAGAAGCTTATGACGATCTAGAGGATTACGTAGAGCTTATCGATGAAGACCTTATGGAGGTTGAAGACGAGATTTACGAACTTGATATCCTCGACGAAGAGGATGAAGACGATGATGAAGACTTAGACTTTTTAGACGATGACGACATTTACGAAATTGAATGTCCTAATTGCGGAAGCGAGTTCATTACCGATTTCGACGACATGGAGGACGAGGATTTTCAGATAGAGTGTCCTGAATGCGGATATGTTTTGGATATCATGGACCTTATGTGCGAGTGTGACGATGACTGTGAGTGTGGACAGATTCCTGAAGAGGACGAAGAACTTTAA
- the glgB gene encoding 1,4-alpha-glucan branching protein GlgB, whose translation MSNKSIRNNPDHYYSGEGSFDAHLFHEGTFYRSYEFLGAHPYKDAVRFVVWAPRAELVFLTGDFNNWDEFSLPMQRIHGSGLWEICVKGVLEYDTYKYRIITSKGQEKYKADPYAFHAEERPATASKYFDIGGYNWKDNSWMKNRNKTATYDKPVSIYEANFMSWKRKPDGSVYSYRELATEMVRYVKKMGFTHIELMPVMEHPFDGSWGYQTTGYFAPTSRFGTPKDFMYFVDKCHENGIGVILDWAPAHFCRDDHGLRMFDGTGCFESSDSQKADNEQWGTSNFDFSKPEVMSFLISNAMYWHEYYHIDGIRIDAVAYMLYLNFSGKDLMNENGGYENLEAINFIRKLNTVVFQHYPGTMMIAEESTAWPMVTRPIDDGGLGFNYKWNMGWMNDMLKYMETDPFFRCGNQNALTFSISYAFSENFVLPLSHDEVAHGKKSLLDKMPGTYEEKFANLRLLYLYMYMHPGKKLIFMGGEFAQFIEWNEWQELDWFLLDYELHGKMSDFMSDLNKFYVSEPALFQQDTSYEGFEWIEHENHRESIISFERIDKNGDRLIAAFNFTPVDRPIYPIGVSEEGSYKTVMNTDKKRYGGNLPRVKTYQSLNEPIHGRPYAVRVDIPALGGIVLKHIKPKK comes from the coding sequence ATGTCCAACAAAAGTATCAGAAATAATCCAGATCATTACTATAGCGGAGAAGGTTCCTTTGATGCCCATCTTTTTCACGAAGGCACATTCTACAGAAGCTATGAATTTTTAGGAGCGCACCCCTACAAGGATGCTGTAAGGTTCGTAGTGTGGGCGCCAAGAGCAGAGCTTGTTTTTTTAACAGGGGATTTCAATAATTGGGATGAATTTTCTCTTCCAATGCAGCGTATTCACGGAAGCGGTCTCTGGGAAATCTGCGTTAAGGGCGTACTCGAATACGACACGTACAAGTACAGAATCATCACTAGCAAGGGCCAAGAAAAATACAAGGCGGATCCATATGCATTTCACGCCGAGGAGAGACCGGCAACGGCATCGAAGTATTTTGATATCGGCGGTTACAACTGGAAGGACAATTCCTGGATGAAAAACAGGAATAAAACAGCAACCTACGACAAGCCCGTTTCAATATATGAAGCAAACTTCATGTCATGGAAGAGAAAGCCTGACGGCAGCGTCTATTCATATAGGGAGCTGGCAACTGAAATGGTGCGGTATGTGAAGAAAATGGGCTTTACCCATATAGAGCTAATGCCTGTAATGGAACATCCTTTCGATGGTTCATGGGGATATCAGACCACGGGTTATTTCGCTCCCACCAGCAGATTCGGAACTCCAAAGGATTTTATGTACTTTGTAGATAAATGCCATGAAAACGGTATTGGCGTCATACTGGACTGGGCTCCTGCTCATTTCTGCCGGGACGATCATGGGCTTAGGATGTTCGACGGCACCGGATGCTTCGAATCCTCCGATTCCCAAAAAGCTGACAACGAGCAGTGGGGAACCAGCAACTTTGATTTTTCTAAACCTGAAGTCATGAGCTTTTTGATATCAAATGCCATGTACTGGCACGAATACTACCATATAGACGGTATTCGAATAGATGCAGTCGCGTACATGCTTTACCTGAATTTTTCGGGCAAAGATCTTATGAACGAAAACGGCGGATACGAAAACCTGGAGGCTATTAACTTCATACGAAAGCTTAATACCGTGGTATTCCAGCATTATCCGGGAACTATGATGATTGCCGAGGAGTCTACAGCCTGGCCTATGGTCACCCGCCCAATCGACGACGGAGGCTTGGGCTTTAACTACAAATGGAATATGGGCTGGATGAACGACATGCTAAAGTACATGGAAACAGACCCGTTTTTCAGATGCGGCAATCAAAATGCACTGACCTTTTCTATAAGCTATGCTTTTTCCGAAAATTTCGTGCTCCCGCTAAGCCACGATGAAGTGGCCCACGGCAAGAAATCTCTGCTAGATAAAATGCCTGGCACCTACGAAGAAAAATTTGCCAATCTAAGGCTCTTGTATCTATATATGTACATGCATCCCGGCAAAAAGCTCATATTCATGGGTGGTGAATTTGCACAGTTCATCGAATGGAACGAATGGCAGGAGCTGGACTGGTTCTTGCTTGATTACGAACTACACGGTAAAATGAGCGACTTCATGTCGGATTTAAATAAATTCTATGTTTCTGAGCCTGCGCTTTTCCAGCAGGATACCAGCTATGAAGGATTTGAGTGGATTGAACATGAAAACCACAGGGAAAGCATAATATCATTTGAGAGAATAGATAAAAATGGAGACAGGCTGATTGCCGCTTTTAACTTCACCCCTGTAGACAGACCTATTTATCCAATCGGCGTCAGTGAAGAGGGCAGCTATAAAACTGTTATGAATACCGACAAGAAGCGATATGGCGGGAATCTTCCAAGAGTCAAGACTTATCAATCTTTAAATGAGCCGATACACGGCAGACCTTATGCAGTAAGGGTGGACATTCCTGCTTTAGGGGGAATAGTCTTAAAACACATCAAGCCAAAGAAATAA
- a CDS encoding glucose-1-phosphate adenylyltransferase, whose product MKKEKVVAMLLAGGQGTRLKSLTKNVAKPAVPFGGKYRIIDFPLSNAANSGITDIGILTQYKPFLLNEHIGIGSHWDFDRSSGGLRILSPFAGEAGGRWYQGTANAIYENMNFINHVNPNYVLILSGDHIYKMDYKKMLDYHIEKQAHCTISVIQVPWDEASRFGIMDTDEFGRITEFAEKPEKPKSNLASMGIYIFNWDALKAYLEMDVKNPDSSNDFGKDIIPTMLADKNNMYAYTFEGYWKDVGTVRSYWEANMDLLSDDNELDLYCREWRIFTKNRNLPPQYVTDQAVVKNSMINEGCIIDGHLEKSILFSEVRVDKGAKVYNSVILSGAIIEEGAKVCNAVVMEGVRVKKAMSSEKKTANTSISYLKKKSLRTRGQILWITAWE is encoded by the coding sequence ATGAAGAAAGAGAAAGTTGTCGCCATGCTTCTAGCAGGAGGACAAGGTACAAGGCTAAAATCGCTGACAAAAAATGTCGCTAAACCAGCAGTCCCGTTTGGGGGCAAATACAGGATCATCGATTTCCCCTTGAGCAATGCAGCAAATTCAGGGATAACAGATATAGGAATACTTACGCAGTATAAACCCTTCCTTTTGAACGAACACATCGGAATTGGCTCTCATTGGGATTTTGACAGAAGTTCCGGTGGACTAAGGATATTGTCCCCATTTGCAGGTGAAGCAGGAGGAAGATGGTATCAAGGAACAGCTAATGCTATCTACGAGAATATGAATTTCATAAATCACGTGAACCCAAATTACGTCTTGATACTTTCCGGTGATCACATCTACAAAATGGATTACAAGAAAATGCTGGACTATCACATAGAAAAACAGGCCCATTGCACCATTTCAGTAATACAAGTGCCTTGGGATGAAGCTTCGCGTTTTGGTATTATGGATACTGACGAATTTGGCAGAATCACTGAATTTGCTGAAAAGCCTGAGAAACCAAAAAGCAATCTGGCGTCTATGGGTATATACATATTCAATTGGGACGCTCTTAAAGCTTATCTTGAAATGGATGTTAAAAATCCTGATTCAAGCAATGACTTTGGCAAAGACATAATCCCTACGATGCTTGCAGACAAAAACAACATGTATGCATACACTTTTGAAGGATATTGGAAGGATGTTGGAACTGTAAGAAGTTATTGGGAAGCAAATATGGATCTTCTCTCAGATGATAATGAGCTGGATCTTTATTGCAGAGAATGGCGAATCTTTACGAAAAACAGGAATCTTCCTCCTCAATACGTAACAGACCAGGCAGTAGTTAAAAACTCCATGATAAATGAAGGCTGTATCATTGATGGACACCTGGAAAAATCCATATTGTTCAGTGAAGTAAGGGTGGACAAAGGCGCAAAAGTTTACAACAGCGTAATTCTTTCAGGAGCTATTATAGAAGAAGGGGCAAAAGTCTGCAACGCAGTGGTCATGGAAGGCGTAAGGGTAAAAAAGGCGATGTCATCGGAGAAGAAAACGGCGAACACGTCTATCTCGTATCTAAAGAAGAAATCATTAAGGACTAGGGGGCAAATATTATGGATAACTGCATGGGAATAA